A single Musa acuminata AAA Group cultivar baxijiao chromosome BXJ2-1, Cavendish_Baxijiao_AAA, whole genome shotgun sequence DNA region contains:
- the LOC135599117 gene encoding uncharacterized protein LOC135599117 isoform X3, whose translation MASGSDERKRKRTRREKGYGQRKLLPGENVEVLCCEEGLRGSWHAGTVISCQGCSRLIEYRDLLCEDEGSNLQEMILVSAAVEGQARKNPKNYRGLIRPLPPYYDIQIFEMRYGLCVDALVDDAWWEGVVFDHEEGSTKRLIFFPDQGDQQMVMVDHLRLTQDWNETYGHWKPRGGWLLLQVLQAFEEEDTLPVSIREIWYDLSTMVSFREKIGLWMFGSLSVWEQLVSGLIRELLSVVHVLSEVSYDQPVDAPTYSGNDEIPSDDVPRQVGSLIQSDTAGILSGPVRIMDKVQCSQLLTPDDCFVQGNGNSSEWNHDEQNNVLETSDVEDVQNDKSGIPSSFVYHEEVVFAHGSHRKRRCRDMQHQAKASIPTVAQKFKKSKFDSINEVSPDGNHRRDMVKAFEPCKVTEPRDMKYEEANNNLQSDALCIKVISPFSHQNNKEEDTGNRTGQTSWQSLYAEAERCPEAVAFYAFRSADRDSQVKPLKVAEKVKKHLFALGWKIEYRRDRLLRVRFVSPEGKNYYNLRKACIDVLKRELEGDQSCKQGRKSFGNCSGFGKPDSKTGNVCPELASLVQNFLEHPSIMGTERMSDHSGHCFRQFQTNIGMKTERKLERLRPFSKLPDNSHSLLDSVRMKLHPDEFHESKQPDSSVSGKENLELIVSENVPTYKHIEPEYGPQAISNYKRYIESSREKGFEKLPNVDIELMKLNVQKHLLYMGWRFAERRRKLRFASPGGEIFHSLYTACEAYLEKEENMGKTYGSSLKGTNVSQNSWCASIGNKINDSKEVSLLCKNQCFSTSMDPDEFQKSDEVSNNGTENRSILVFSSPECGEGFGNSCLEKLKKSKTGIKISSLLPLKVVGCRRLLEHYCSQKSKKRKVQDLRSKGYEAGSIFLQPEQQLSERCQFVPVTSPTQKVVEATWSMLIENRIVLARQKVRYISKRDGHVLMEGHITHDGIKCRCCRKLHSLTGFEAHAGSDKCKPGANTFLLDGRSLLQCHLQMVYGKDLINFPHPRLKHVYAHSQSDSVCSVCQYGGTLMLCDHCPSAFHVGCVGLKDLPKGKWFCPSCRCGICASGAFSSADQFTAKTMLYCDQCERKYHVGCLRRRGTNLKHCPTGNWFCSKKCSEIFLHLRNLLGKSNPTTKEGFSWVLLRSKTETDANLNQIDFATVSRNCRKLHIAQKLLHECFVSIIEPRTQSDLLADLLMNKESELNRLNFWGFYTMLLVRGDEIISMATFRLQKCLLLVRVPNIADKECATLFWMNLKRQTKKGNQW comes from the exons ATGGCGAGCGGCTCCgacgagaggaagaggaagaggacgaggagggaGAAGGGGTACGGCCAGAGAAAGCTGCTTCCTGGAGAGAACGTCGAG GTATTATGTTGTGAGGAAGGACTGAGAGGATCTTGGCACGCAGGGACTGTCATCAGTTGTCAAGGATGCTCCCGACTCATTGAATATAGAGATTTGTTATGTGAGGATGAAGGTTCGAATCTTCAAGAGATGATCCTTGTATCGGCTGCTGTAGAGGGCCAGGCTAGAAAAAACCCAAAGAATTATCGTGGCCTAATTAGGCCCTTGCCGCCTTATTATGATATCCAgatttttgagatgagatatgggCTCTGTGTGGATGCCTTAGTGGATGATGCCTGGTGGGAAGGTGTGGTTTTTGATCATGAAGAAGGCTCAACAAAGAGGTTGATCTTTTTCCCTGACCAGGGTGACCAGCAGATGGTCATGGTCGACCATTTACGTCTCACCCAAGATTGGAATGAAACATACGGGCATTGGAAGCCACGCGGTGGGTGGttgttgcttcaagtgcttcaagCATTTGAGGAGGAAGATACCCTGCCAGTCTCGATAAGAGAAATCTGGTATGACTTAAGCACAATGGTTTCTTTTAGGGAAAAGATTGGATTGTGGATGTTTGGATCTCTATCAGTTTGGGAGCAGTTGGTATCAGGGTTGATCCGAGAATTGCTATCTGTTGTACATGTCCTATCAGAGGTTTCATATGACCAACCCGTTGATGCTCCCACATATTCTGGTAATGATGAGATTCCATCGGATGATGTTCCTCGTCAGGTAGGAAGTCTGATTCAAAGTGATACTGCTGGCATACTTTCTGGACCAGTTAGGATAATGGATAAAGTTCAGTGCTCACAGCTGCTCACACCTGATGATTGCTTTGTTCAAGGCAATGGAAACTCATCCGAGTGGAACCATGACGAGCAGAATAATGTCCTTGAAACATCAGATGTAGAGGATGTTCAAAATGATAAATCTGGAATCCCTAGTTCATTTGTATACCATGAAGAGGTGGTATTTGCTCATGGTTCACATAGAAAAAGAAGATGCCGAGACATGCAGCACCAAGCAAAAGCTTCTATTCCAACAGTAGCCCAAAAGTTTAAGAAAAGTAAGTTTGATTCCATAAATGAAGTTTCACCTGATGGGAATCATCGCAGAGATATGGTAAAAGCATTTGAACCATGTAAGGTTACAGAACCTCGGGATATGAAGTATGAGGAGGCCAATAATAATCTGCAATCTGATGCACTTTGCATTAAGGTTATTAGTCCTTTTAGTCATCAAAACAATAAGGAGGAAGATACAGGGAACAGAACAGGACAAACATCTTGGCAATCTTTATATGCTGAAGCTGAGCGCTGCCCAGAAGCAGTTGCTTTTTATGCCTTTCGATCTGCTGATAGGGATTCTCAGGTTAAACCATTGAAGGTAGCTGAAAAAGTGAAGAAGCATCTTTTTGCTCTGGGCTGGAAGATCGAATATAGAAGAGATAGATTATTAAGAGTTCGTTTTGTCTCACCCGAAGGAAAAAACTATTATAATCTTCGCAAGGCCTGCATAGATGTGTTGAAAAGAGAACTTGAGGGGGATCAGAGTTGCAAGCAAGGGAGGAAATCTTTTGGAAATTGCTCTGGTTTCGGCAAACCTGATTCAAAGACAGGAAACGTGTGTCCAGAACTAGCATCCCTCGTGCAAAATTTTTTGGAGCATCCATCAATTATGGGGACTGAACGAATGTCAGATCATTCTGGCCATTGTTTTAGGCAATTCCAAACTAACATAGGTATGAAGACAGAAAGAAAACTTGAGAGACTTAGACCCTTCTCCAAACTACCTGATAATTCACACAGCCTTCTTGACTCTGTCAGGATGAAGCTACATCCAGATGAGTTTCATGAAAGCAAGCAACCAGACAGTTCTGTTTCGGGGAAGGAAAACCTTGAGTTAATTGTTTCTGAAAATGTTCCTACTTATAAGCATATTGAACCAGAATACGGCCCTCAAGCTATTTCAAATTACAAGAGATACATTGAATCATCTCGAGAGAAAGGCTTTGAGAAACTACCTAACGTGGATATTGAACTGATGAAGTTAAATGTTCAGAAGCATCTCTTGTACATGGGCTGGAGATTTGCTGAAAGGAGAAGAAAACTACGTTTTGCTTCTCCTGGTGGTGAGATCTTTCATTCTCTTTATACAGCCTGTGAGGCTTActtggaaaaagaagaaaatatgggAAAAACATATGGAAGTTCTCTTAAAGGTACAAATGTTAGCCAAAATTCTTGGTGTGCATCAATTGGAAATAAAATTAATGATTCAAAGGAGGTAAGTCTTCTGTGCAAAAATCAGTGTTTCTCCACTTCAATGGACCCTGATGAGTTCCAGAAATCTGATGAGGTGTCAAATAATGGCACCGAAAATAGATCTATACTTGTATTTAGTTCTCCAGAATGTGGAGAAGGATTTGGTAATTCATGTTTGGAAAAACTTAAAAAGTCAAAGACAGGAATCAAAATCTCTTCTTTGTTACCTCTGAAAGTTGTAGGATGTAGAAGACTTCTAGAACATTATTGCTCCCAGAaatcaaagaaaagaaaggtaCAAGACCTTAGAAGCAAAGGTTATGAAGCAGGAAGTATTTTCTTACAGCCTGAACAGCAGTTAAGTGAAAGATGCCAATTTGTTCCAGTAACATCTCCCACCCAAAAGGTAGTTGAAGCAACCTGGTCAATGCTAATTGAGAATCGTATAGTATTAGCTAGGCAGAAGGTGCGCTACATTTCTAAGAGAGATGGTCATGTTTTGATGGAAGGACACATAACTCATGATGGGATTAAATGCAGATGTTGTAGAAAGTTGCATAGTCTCACTGGATTCGAAGCTCATGCTGGCAGCGACAAGTGCAAACCTGGTGCGAACACATTCTTGCTTGATGGAAGGTCCTTACTACAGTGCCACTTACAAATGGTGTATGGAAAAGACCTCATAAACTTCCCACATCCAAGGCTAAAGCATGTTTATGCTCACAGCCAAAGTGACTCTGTATGTTCTGTCTGTCAATATGGTGGTACACTGATGCTATGTGATCATTGCCCATCAGCATTCCATGTAGGTTGTGTTGGACTAAAG GATCTGCCAAAGGGAAAATGGTTTTGTCCATCGTGTCGATGTGGTATATGTGCCTCAGGTGCATTCAGTTCTGCTGACCAATTTACAGCGAAGACTATGTTGTATTGTGATCAGTGCGAACGCAAAT ATCATGTTGGATGCTTGAGAAGGAGAGGAACTAATTTAAAACATTGTCCTACTGGAAATTGGTTTTGCAGCAAGAAGTGTTCAGAG ATATTTTTACATTTGCGCAATCTTCTTGGAAAatcaaatccaacaacaaaagaaGGATTTTCATGGGTTCTTTTGAGATCTAAGACAGAGACTGATGCCAATCTCAATCAAATTGATTTTGCGACTGTTTCTAGGAATTGCAGAAAGCTCCATATTGCACAAAAGTTATTGCATGAATGCTTTGTGTCTATTATTGAACCTCGTACCCAGAGTGATCTTTTAGCTGATCTTCTCATGAATAAAGA ATCAGAGCTGAACAGATTAAACTTTTGGGGCTTTTATACTATGCTTTTGGTGAGAGGAGATGAGATCATATCAATGGCTACATTTAG ATTGCAGAAATGCCTCTTGTTGGTACGCGTGCCAAATATCGCCGACAAGGAATGTGCCACATTATTTTGGATGAACTTGAAAAG ACAGACCAAAAAGGGCAACCAGTGGTAA
- the LOC135599117 gene encoding uncharacterized protein LOC135599117 isoform X2: MASGSDERKRKRTRREKGYGQRKLLPGENVEVLCCEEGLRGSWHAGTVISCQGCSRLIEYRDLLCEDEGSNLQEMILVSAAVEGQARKNPKNYRGLIRPLPPYYDIQIFEMRYGLCVDALVDDAWWEGVVFDHEEGSTKRLIFFPDQGDQQMVMVDHLRLTQDWNETYGHWKPRGGWLLLQVLQAFEEEDTLPVSIREIWYDLSTMVSFREKIGLWMFGSLSVWEQLVSGLIRELLSVVHVLSEVSYDQPVDAPTYSGNDEIPSDDVPRQVGSLIQSDTAGILSGPVRIMDKVQCSQLLTPDDCFVQGNGNSSEWNHDEQNNVLETSDVEDVQNDKSGIPSSFVYHEEVVFAHGSHRKRRCRDMQHQAKASIPTVAQKFKKSKFDSINEVSPDGNHRRDMVKAFEPCKVTEPRDMKYEEANNNLQSDALCIKVISPFSHQNNKEEDTGNRTGQTSWQSLYAEAERCPEAVAFYAFRSADRDSQVKPLKVAEKVKKHLFALGWKIEYRRDRLLRVRFVSPEGKNYYNLRKACIDVLKRELEGDQSCKQGRKSFGNCSGFGKPDSKTGNVCPELASLVQNFLEHPSIMGTERMSDHSGHCFRQFQTNIGMKTERKLERLRPFSKLPDNSHSLLDSVRMKLHPDEFHESKQPDSSVSGKENLELIVSENVPTYKHIEPEYGPQAISNYKRYIESSREKGFEKLPNVDIELMKLNVQKHLLYMGWRFAERRRKLRFASPGGEIFHSLYTACEAYLEKEENMGKTYGSSLKGTNVSQNSWCASIGNKINDSKEVSLLCKNQCFSTSMDPDEFQKSDEVSNNGTENRSILVFSSPECGEGFGNSCLEKLKKSKTGIKISSLLPLKVVGCRRLLEHYCSQKSKKRKVQDLRSKGYEAGSIFLQPEQQLSERCQFVPVTSPTQKVVEATWSMLIENRIVLARQKVRYISKRDGHVLMEGHITHDGIKCRCCRKLHSLTGFEAHAGSDKCKPGANTFLLDGRSLLQCHLQMVYGKDLINFPHPRLKHVYAHSQSDSVCSVCQYGGTLMLCDHCPSAFHVGCVGLKDLPKGKWFCPSCRCGICASGAFSSADQFTAKTMLYCDQCERKYHVGCLRRRGTNLKHCPTGNWFCSKKCSEIFLHLRNLLGKSNPTTKEGFSWVLLRSKTETDANLNQIDFATVSRNCRKLHIAQKLLHECFVSIIEPRTQSDLLADLLMNKESELNRLNFWGFYTMLLVRGDEIISMATFRVFGEKIAEMPLVGTRAKYRRQGMCHIILDELEKTDQKGQPVVKLMAESVRHFCLSCGNHREESGY, translated from the exons ATGGCGAGCGGCTCCgacgagaggaagaggaagaggacgaggagggaGAAGGGGTACGGCCAGAGAAAGCTGCTTCCTGGAGAGAACGTCGAG GTATTATGTTGTGAGGAAGGACTGAGAGGATCTTGGCACGCAGGGACTGTCATCAGTTGTCAAGGATGCTCCCGACTCATTGAATATAGAGATTTGTTATGTGAGGATGAAGGTTCGAATCTTCAAGAGATGATCCTTGTATCGGCTGCTGTAGAGGGCCAGGCTAGAAAAAACCCAAAGAATTATCGTGGCCTAATTAGGCCCTTGCCGCCTTATTATGATATCCAgatttttgagatgagatatgggCTCTGTGTGGATGCCTTAGTGGATGATGCCTGGTGGGAAGGTGTGGTTTTTGATCATGAAGAAGGCTCAACAAAGAGGTTGATCTTTTTCCCTGACCAGGGTGACCAGCAGATGGTCATGGTCGACCATTTACGTCTCACCCAAGATTGGAATGAAACATACGGGCATTGGAAGCCACGCGGTGGGTGGttgttgcttcaagtgcttcaagCATTTGAGGAGGAAGATACCCTGCCAGTCTCGATAAGAGAAATCTGGTATGACTTAAGCACAATGGTTTCTTTTAGGGAAAAGATTGGATTGTGGATGTTTGGATCTCTATCAGTTTGGGAGCAGTTGGTATCAGGGTTGATCCGAGAATTGCTATCTGTTGTACATGTCCTATCAGAGGTTTCATATGACCAACCCGTTGATGCTCCCACATATTCTGGTAATGATGAGATTCCATCGGATGATGTTCCTCGTCAGGTAGGAAGTCTGATTCAAAGTGATACTGCTGGCATACTTTCTGGACCAGTTAGGATAATGGATAAAGTTCAGTGCTCACAGCTGCTCACACCTGATGATTGCTTTGTTCAAGGCAATGGAAACTCATCCGAGTGGAACCATGACGAGCAGAATAATGTCCTTGAAACATCAGATGTAGAGGATGTTCAAAATGATAAATCTGGAATCCCTAGTTCATTTGTATACCATGAAGAGGTGGTATTTGCTCATGGTTCACATAGAAAAAGAAGATGCCGAGACATGCAGCACCAAGCAAAAGCTTCTATTCCAACAGTAGCCCAAAAGTTTAAGAAAAGTAAGTTTGATTCCATAAATGAAGTTTCACCTGATGGGAATCATCGCAGAGATATGGTAAAAGCATTTGAACCATGTAAGGTTACAGAACCTCGGGATATGAAGTATGAGGAGGCCAATAATAATCTGCAATCTGATGCACTTTGCATTAAGGTTATTAGTCCTTTTAGTCATCAAAACAATAAGGAGGAAGATACAGGGAACAGAACAGGACAAACATCTTGGCAATCTTTATATGCTGAAGCTGAGCGCTGCCCAGAAGCAGTTGCTTTTTATGCCTTTCGATCTGCTGATAGGGATTCTCAGGTTAAACCATTGAAGGTAGCTGAAAAAGTGAAGAAGCATCTTTTTGCTCTGGGCTGGAAGATCGAATATAGAAGAGATAGATTATTAAGAGTTCGTTTTGTCTCACCCGAAGGAAAAAACTATTATAATCTTCGCAAGGCCTGCATAGATGTGTTGAAAAGAGAACTTGAGGGGGATCAGAGTTGCAAGCAAGGGAGGAAATCTTTTGGAAATTGCTCTGGTTTCGGCAAACCTGATTCAAAGACAGGAAACGTGTGTCCAGAACTAGCATCCCTCGTGCAAAATTTTTTGGAGCATCCATCAATTATGGGGACTGAACGAATGTCAGATCATTCTGGCCATTGTTTTAGGCAATTCCAAACTAACATAGGTATGAAGACAGAAAGAAAACTTGAGAGACTTAGACCCTTCTCCAAACTACCTGATAATTCACACAGCCTTCTTGACTCTGTCAGGATGAAGCTACATCCAGATGAGTTTCATGAAAGCAAGCAACCAGACAGTTCTGTTTCGGGGAAGGAAAACCTTGAGTTAATTGTTTCTGAAAATGTTCCTACTTATAAGCATATTGAACCAGAATACGGCCCTCAAGCTATTTCAAATTACAAGAGATACATTGAATCATCTCGAGAGAAAGGCTTTGAGAAACTACCTAACGTGGATATTGAACTGATGAAGTTAAATGTTCAGAAGCATCTCTTGTACATGGGCTGGAGATTTGCTGAAAGGAGAAGAAAACTACGTTTTGCTTCTCCTGGTGGTGAGATCTTTCATTCTCTTTATACAGCCTGTGAGGCTTActtggaaaaagaagaaaatatgggAAAAACATATGGAAGTTCTCTTAAAGGTACAAATGTTAGCCAAAATTCTTGGTGTGCATCAATTGGAAATAAAATTAATGATTCAAAGGAGGTAAGTCTTCTGTGCAAAAATCAGTGTTTCTCCACTTCAATGGACCCTGATGAGTTCCAGAAATCTGATGAGGTGTCAAATAATGGCACCGAAAATAGATCTATACTTGTATTTAGTTCTCCAGAATGTGGAGAAGGATTTGGTAATTCATGTTTGGAAAAACTTAAAAAGTCAAAGACAGGAATCAAAATCTCTTCTTTGTTACCTCTGAAAGTTGTAGGATGTAGAAGACTTCTAGAACATTATTGCTCCCAGAaatcaaagaaaagaaaggtaCAAGACCTTAGAAGCAAAGGTTATGAAGCAGGAAGTATTTTCTTACAGCCTGAACAGCAGTTAAGTGAAAGATGCCAATTTGTTCCAGTAACATCTCCCACCCAAAAGGTAGTTGAAGCAACCTGGTCAATGCTAATTGAGAATCGTATAGTATTAGCTAGGCAGAAGGTGCGCTACATTTCTAAGAGAGATGGTCATGTTTTGATGGAAGGACACATAACTCATGATGGGATTAAATGCAGATGTTGTAGAAAGTTGCATAGTCTCACTGGATTCGAAGCTCATGCTGGCAGCGACAAGTGCAAACCTGGTGCGAACACATTCTTGCTTGATGGAAGGTCCTTACTACAGTGCCACTTACAAATGGTGTATGGAAAAGACCTCATAAACTTCCCACATCCAAGGCTAAAGCATGTTTATGCTCACAGCCAAAGTGACTCTGTATGTTCTGTCTGTCAATATGGTGGTACACTGATGCTATGTGATCATTGCCCATCAGCATTCCATGTAGGTTGTGTTGGACTAAAG GATCTGCCAAAGGGAAAATGGTTTTGTCCATCGTGTCGATGTGGTATATGTGCCTCAGGTGCATTCAGTTCTGCTGACCAATTTACAGCGAAGACTATGTTGTATTGTGATCAGTGCGAACGCAAAT ATCATGTTGGATGCTTGAGAAGGAGAGGAACTAATTTAAAACATTGTCCTACTGGAAATTGGTTTTGCAGCAAGAAGTGTTCAGAG ATATTTTTACATTTGCGCAATCTTCTTGGAAAatcaaatccaacaacaaaagaaGGATTTTCATGGGTTCTTTTGAGATCTAAGACAGAGACTGATGCCAATCTCAATCAAATTGATTTTGCGACTGTTTCTAGGAATTGCAGAAAGCTCCATATTGCACAAAAGTTATTGCATGAATGCTTTGTGTCTATTATTGAACCTCGTACCCAGAGTGATCTTTTAGCTGATCTTCTCATGAATAAAGA ATCAGAGCTGAACAGATTAAACTTTTGGGGCTTTTATACTATGCTTTTGGTGAGAGGAGATGAGATCATATCAATGGCTACATTTAG GGTTTTTGGTGAAAAGATTGCAGAAATGCCTCTTGTTGGTACGCGTGCCAAATATCGCCGACAAGGAATGTGCCACATTATTTTGGATGAACTTGAAAAG ACAGACCAAAAAGGGCAACCAGTGGTAAAATTGATGGCAGAAAGTGTCAGACATTTTTGTTTGTCCTGCGGAAACCATAGAGAAGAATCAGGATATTGA